The Campylobacter sp. CNRCH_2014_0184h genome has a segment encoding these proteins:
- the secE gene encoding preprotein translocase subunit SecE, translating to MEKLITYFKLSKAELGKVIWPLKEQVRNAYITVFVVVTVVSLFLALVDLIMSFSLSKIIG from the coding sequence ATGGAAAAACTAATAACTTATTTTAAATTGTCAAAAGCTGAATTAGGAAAAGTAATTTGGCCTTTGAAAGAGCAAGTTAGAAATGCTTATATTACAGTTTTTGTAGTTGTTACTGTTGTTTCATTATTTTTAGCATTAGTTGATTTGATTATGTCATTTTCATTATCTAAGATTATAGGATAG
- the nusG gene encoding transcription termination/antitermination protein NusG, whose translation MNHKWYAIQTYAGSEMAVKRAIENLVRDHGIQEQLLEVIVPTEDVIEFKNGKEKISERSLYSGYVFANIDLSTELWHKIQSLPKVGRFIGESKKPTPLSEKDINLILEKVKNKAAPKPKISFDKEESVRITEGPFANFVGIVEEYDMVRGVLKLNVSIFGRSTPVEILYSQVEKIV comes from the coding sequence ATGAATCATAAATGGTATGCAATTCAAACTTATGCAGGTAGTGAGATGGCTGTAAAAAGAGCCATAGAAAATTTAGTTAGAGATCATGGAATTCAAGAGCAATTATTAGAAGTAATTGTTCCAACTGAAGATGTGATTGAATTTAAAAATGGTAAAGAAAAAATAAGCGAAAGAAGTTTATATTCAGGCTATGTATTTGCCAATATAGACTTATCAACAGAGCTTTGGCATAAAATTCAGTCTTTACCAAAGGTTGGTCGTTTTATAGGTGAAAGTAAAAAACCAACCCCATTAAGTGAAAAAGATATCAATCTTATTTTAGAAAAGGTGAAAAATAAAGCAGCACCTAAGCCTAAAATTTCATTTGATAAAGAAGAAAGTGTAAGAATAACTGAAGGTCCTTTTGCAAACTTTGTCGGTATTGTAGAGGAATATGATATGGTTAGAGGCGTTTTAAAGCTAAATGTTTCTATATTTGGTAGATCAACTCCAGTAGAAATCTTATACTCTCAAGTTGAAAAAATAGTTTGA
- the tuf gene encoding elongation factor Tu, producing the protein MAKEKFSRNKPHVNIGTIGHVDHGKTTLTAAISAVLSRRGLAELKDYDNIDNAPEEKERGITIATSHIEYETENRHYAHVDCPGHADYVKNMITGAAQMDGAILVVSAADGPMPQTREHILLSRQVGVPYIVVFMNKADMVDDAELLELVEMEIRELLSSYDFPGDDTPIISGSALQALEEAKAGQDGEWSKKILDLMAAVDEYIPTPARDTDKDFLMPIEDVFSISGRGTVVTGRIEKGIVKVGDTIEIVGIRETQSTTVTGVEMFRKEMDQGEAGDNVGVLLRGTKKEDVLRGMVLAKPKSITPHTDFEAEVYILNKDEGGRHTPFFNNYRPQFYVRTTDVTGSIQLAEGVEMVMPGDNVRITVSLIAPVALEEGTRFAIREGGRTVGSGVVSKIIK; encoded by the coding sequence ATGGCTAAAGAAAAATTTTCACGTAATAAGCCTCACGTAAATATTGGTACTATTGGTCACGTTGACCACGGTAAAACTACTTTAACAGCTGCTATCTCTGCTGTTCTTTCAAGAAGAGGTTTGGCTGAGCTTAAAGATTATGATAATATCGATAATGCTCCTGAAGAAAAAGAGCGTGGTATTACTATTGCTACTTCTCACATTGAGTATGAAACAGAAAATCGTCACTATGCTCACGTAGACTGCCCAGGTCACGCTGACTATGTTAAAAACATGATTACTGGTGCTGCTCAAATGGACGGTGCTATTCTTGTTGTTTCTGCAGCAGACGGCCCAATGCCACAAACTAGAGAGCACATCTTGCTTTCTCGTCAAGTAGGTGTACCATATATTGTTGTTTTCATGAACAAAGCTGATATGGTTGATGATGCTGAGTTATTAGAATTAGTTGAAATGGAAATTAGAGAATTATTAAGCTCTTATGATTTCCCAGGAGATGATACTCCAATTATTTCAGGTTCTGCTTTACAAGCTCTTGAAGAAGCAAAAGCTGGACAAGATGGTGAATGGTCTAAAAAAATCTTAGATCTTATGGCAGCAGTTGATGAGTATATTCCAACTCCAGCTCGTGATACAGATAAAGATTTCTTAATGCCTATCGAAGATGTATTCTCAATTTCAGGTCGTGGTACAGTTGTTACTGGTAGAATTGAAAAAGGTATTGTTAAAGTTGGTGATACTATTGAAATTGTTGGTATTAGAGAAACACAAAGCACTACAGTAACTGGTGTTGAAATGTTTAGAAAAGAAATGGATCAAGGTGAAGCAGGAGATAACGTTGGTGTTCTTCTTCGTGGAACTAAAAAAGAAGATGTTCTTCGTGGTATGGTTCTTGCTAAACCTAAATCAATCACTCCTCATACTGATTTTGAAGCAGAAGTTTATATTTTAAATAAAGATGAAGGTGGACGCCATACTCCATTCTTTAATAACTATAGACCACAATTTTATGTAAGAACAACTGATGTTACTGGTTCTATCCAACTTGCAGAAGGCGTTGAAATGGTTATGCCGGGCGATAATGTTAGAATTACTGTAAGTCTTATTGCACCAGTTGCACTTGAAGAAGGTACTCGTTTTGCTATCCGTGAAGGTGGCCGTACTGTTGGTTCAGGTGTTGTTTCTAAAATTATTAAATAA
- the rpmG gene encoding 50S ribosomal protein L33, whose amino-acid sequence MRIKVGLKCEECGDINYSTFKNSKNTTEKLELKKYCPRLKKHTIHKEVKLKS is encoded by the coding sequence ATGAGAATTAAAGTTGGTTTAAAATGTGAAGAGTGCGGTGATATTAATTATAGCACTTTTAAAAATAGTAAAAATACAACTGAAAAGTTAGAATTAAAAAAATATTGCCCAAGATTGAAAAAACATACAATTCATAAAGAAGTTAAATTAAAAAGTTAA
- the rplK gene encoding 50S ribosomal protein L11 produces MAKKVVGEIKLQIAATKANPSPPVGPALGQQGVNIMEFCKAFNERTKDMAGFNIPVVITVYADKSFTFITKQPPATDLIKKAAGISKGADNPLKNKVGKLTKAQVLEIVDKKITDMNTKDREQAAKIIMGSARSMGVEIVD; encoded by the coding sequence ATGGCTAAAAAAGTCGTAGGAGAAATTAAATTACAAATAGCTGCTACTAAGGCTAATCCATCACCTCCAGTTGGTCCTGCTTTAGGCCAACAAGGTGTTAATATTATGGAATTTTGTAAGGCATTTAATGAAAGAACAAAAGATATGGCTGGTTTTAATATTCCAGTTGTTATTACTGTTTATGCAGATAAAAGCTTTACATTTATAACAAAACAACCACCAGCTACAGATTTAATTAAAAAAGCTGCAGGTATTTCTAAAGGTGCAGATAACCCTTTAAAAAATAAAGTAGGTAAATTAACTAAAGCACAAGTTTTAGAAATTGTAGATAAAAAAATCACTGATATGAATACAAAAGATAGAGAGCAAGCTGCTAAAATTATCATGGGTTCTGCTCGTTCTATGGGTGTTGAAATCGTAGATTAA